One part of the Dyadobacter sp. 676 genome encodes these proteins:
- a CDS encoding succinate dehydrogenase cytochrome b subunit, translating into MMAVRLFPTGGHFMGTNPIIRTLEIGLIAGFIIHIADGLILWKNNREARPVKYAVNNASANSTWYSRSMGLLGTLLLIFLVIHTSHFWIPNRSNQFATGEELNLYQMMLETFQNPIVVLIYVLGCFSLFWHLLHGFKSAFQSLGLNHVKYNGVISFVGTAFSIIVPILFALMPISIYLGWVK; encoded by the coding sequence ATGATGGCGGTGAGACTTTTTCCCACTGGGGGGCACTTCATGGGTACCAACCCGATTATACGTACGCTTGAAATCGGCCTCATCGCGGGCTTCATCATCCATATCGCCGACGGTTTGATCCTTTGGAAAAACAACCGCGAGGCCCGTCCCGTTAAATATGCCGTAAACAATGCGTCCGCAAACAGCACCTGGTACTCGCGCAGCATGGGCTTGCTGGGTACTTTGCTTTTGATCTTCCTCGTGATCCACACTTCGCACTTCTGGATCCCTAACCGTTCCAACCAGTTTGCGACGGGCGAAGAGCTGAACCTGTACCAAATGATGCTCGAAACGTTCCAGAACCCCATTGTGGTGCTCATTTACGTGCTCGGCTGCTTTTCGCTCTTCTGGCATTTGCTCCACGGTTTCAAAAGCGCATTCCAGTCGCTGGGATTGAACCACGTGAAATACAACGGCGTGATTTCGTTTGTGGGAACCGCATTTTCCATTATAGTGCCGATCCTCTTCGCGCTGATGCCGATCTCGATTTATCTGGGCTGGGTGAAATAA
- a CDS encoding gliding motility-associated C-terminal domain-containing protein — MDRPLSTRILIAIMILALPFSDTFATHFRAGEITATRLSLTTHTYQIKLTGYFDMTGGKDAADRQTSVWFTINNASGTGTPDFVEAPRIQPIVDIGNSTTQNVYIATYTFRSVGAYRISIEVDARNDKVLNIGPKPTNQLNFYVSTILEINAAFGLNRTPILRNAPIDLAAVGQRYIHNPAAFDADGDSIAYRMFTPQKAGPNGTGMNLEYEDPNLTTPPGRTETGASPATFSINRVTGDLIWDAPVTKGYYNVAFVVEEWRDGALIGQIVRDMQIIVEDARNDRPVVPPLRDICVEAGTLINQKVTATDKNGDRLMMTSASGVYDPTLIKPPVAGFNVANQGAQSSVTGTFTWQTSCDHVRVEPYNILFKVEDAAPPGYPNPPLFRKLVDMTIWNIRIYGPKPTGLKGVAVTDPTGTAYRLTWDTYKCQVAGAKIAIYRAERCTDLPEDVCSPGIPAGSGYQEIGRVDVNQTTFLDNNAGEGLRPGVSYSYRIVAMFPRPGANPGDPGYLIGGGESLASAEYCLNLPMAMPVITNVTVDSTSTTKGVITIKWTKPAVATGMPAQYRLFRATGQNGSAFSQIAAINTNLAPGSRDTIFVDRNLNTEANAYNYKLEYYTTVNGQLTKFDETETASSVRLEQDAAQPNQIGLKWSALVPWSNNNRVHRVYREDKTRPGTFNRIAEVPVSGPQSFNYVDDGTDKYAADGTVNVTIARDSTYCYKVETVGSYNNSQIRPSVLYNFSQILCVSSSDTTKPCPPILTLDPLNCDSLRAHPEAFCTTTGFTNHLTWEYPTQAGGRDCDPLVTAYRVYYARYQGDAPTLVATVTTPPSPLQTSYDHEGLTSFAGCYYVTAVNRFGSESAPSNTVCRDNCPMYVLPNVFTPNGDNKNDIFQPYECPAFVQSLEFKAFNRWGAQVFSTKDVNINWDGKTNGGKELAAGQYYYELTIYFESSQRQGAETTMKGWVQLLR, encoded by the coding sequence ATGGACAGACCTCTATCTACCCGGATCCTGATTGCCATTATGATATTGGCATTGCCGTTCAGCGATACATTTGCGACACATTTCAGGGCCGGTGAGATCACCGCGACGAGGCTGTCGCTAACCACGCATACCTATCAGATTAAACTGACCGGATATTTTGATATGACCGGTGGAAAGGACGCGGCCGACCGGCAGACATCCGTATGGTTCACAATCAACAATGCGTCGGGCACAGGGACACCCGACTTCGTTGAAGCACCAAGAATCCAGCCCATTGTCGATATAGGCAACAGTACCACCCAGAACGTGTATATAGCGACTTACACATTTCGGTCGGTGGGTGCTTACCGGATATCCATCGAGGTCGACGCCCGCAACGATAAAGTCCTCAATATCGGCCCCAAGCCAACTAATCAACTAAACTTTTACGTAAGCACCATTCTTGAAATCAATGCGGCATTCGGATTAAACCGTACGCCGATTCTCCGCAATGCCCCTATCGACCTCGCGGCCGTGGGCCAGCGCTACATTCATAATCCCGCCGCCTTCGATGCCGACGGCGACAGCATTGCCTACCGCATGTTCACCCCTCAAAAAGCAGGACCGAACGGCACGGGCATGAACCTGGAATACGAAGACCCAAACCTGACAACCCCGCCGGGCCGGACCGAAACAGGCGCTTCACCGGCGACATTCAGCATTAACCGCGTTACCGGCGACTTAATTTGGGATGCGCCGGTTACGAAAGGCTATTATAACGTGGCGTTCGTCGTGGAAGAATGGCGGGACGGTGCGCTGATCGGGCAGATCGTCCGCGATATGCAGATCATCGTCGAGGACGCCCGCAACGACCGCCCGGTAGTGCCGCCCTTGCGGGATATTTGTGTCGAGGCCGGCACCTTGATTAACCAGAAGGTAACGGCGACGGACAAAAACGGGGATAGGTTAATGATGACGTCTGCGAGCGGCGTATATGATCCCACGCTGATCAAACCGCCCGTAGCCGGTTTCAATGTCGCCAACCAGGGCGCGCAAAGCTCGGTTACCGGAACATTCACCTGGCAGACATCCTGCGATCACGTCCGCGTTGAGCCTTATAATATACTTTTCAAAGTGGAAGATGCCGCGCCGCCAGGCTATCCCAATCCGCCGCTGTTCAGGAAACTGGTGGATATGACGATCTGGAATATCAGGATATATGGTCCTAAACCGACAGGCCTGAAAGGCGTTGCCGTGACGGATCCCACGGGCACGGCCTACCGGCTCACCTGGGATACCTACAAATGTCAGGTTGCGGGAGCCAAGATCGCCATTTACAGAGCGGAAAGGTGTACCGATCTCCCCGAAGACGTGTGCAGCCCAGGCATTCCCGCCGGTTCGGGCTATCAGGAAATCGGAAGGGTGGATGTGAACCAGACCACTTTCCTGGACAACAATGCGGGCGAAGGACTTCGTCCGGGCGTTTCCTATTCCTACCGCATCGTGGCCATGTTCCCAAGGCCGGGAGCAAACCCCGGCGATCCGGGATATCTGATCGGTGGAGGTGAAAGCCTCGCGTCGGCAGAATACTGCCTCAACCTGCCGATGGCAATGCCGGTAATCACCAATGTGACCGTCGATTCGACCAGCACCACCAAAGGCGTCATTACCATCAAATGGACCAAACCGGCCGTAGCCACCGGAATGCCTGCACAGTACCGGCTCTTCCGCGCAACCGGCCAGAACGGCTCTGCATTCTCCCAGATCGCCGCTATTAACACCAACCTCGCCCCAGGTTCCCGGGACACGATCTTCGTGGACAGAAACCTGAATACCGAAGCAAACGCATACAACTACAAGCTCGAATACTACACAACCGTGAACGGGCAGCTTACCAAATTCGACGAGACCGAAACGGCAAGCTCGGTAAGGCTCGAACAGGATGCGGCGCAGCCCAATCAGATCGGTTTGAAATGGAGCGCGCTCGTGCCGTGGAGCAACAACAACCGCGTGCACAGGGTCTACCGTGAGGACAAAACCCGGCCGGGCACCTTCAACCGCATTGCGGAAGTGCCGGTAAGCGGGCCGCAGTCATTTAACTATGTCGACGACGGGACCGATAAATATGCCGCCGACGGAACAGTCAATGTCACCATCGCCAGGGATTCCACTTATTGTTACAAAGTGGAAACCGTAGGCTCCTATAACAACAGCCAGATCAGGCCTTCGGTACTTTATAATTTCTCGCAGATACTTTGCGTTTCCTCGTCCGATACTACAAAGCCCTGCCCGCCGATATTGACCCTCGACCCGCTCAATTGCGACTCGCTCAGGGCACATCCCGAGGCTTTCTGTACAACCACGGGTTTTACCAACCACCTTACCTGGGAATATCCCACCCAGGCAGGCGGCCGCGATTGTGACCCATTGGTGACCGCTTACAGGGTATATTATGCAAGATATCAAGGCGACGCACCCACACTGGTTGCTACTGTAACTACCCCCCCATCGCCACTGCAAACTTCCTACGATCATGAAGGGCTCACCTCCTTTGCAGGTTGCTATTATGTAACGGCCGTGAACCGGTTCGGCAGCGAGAGTGCGCCCAGCAACACCGTATGCCGCGACAATTGTCCGATGTACGTGCTGCCCAACGTTTTTACACCAAACGGCGACAATAAAAACGATATATTCCAGCCTTATGAATGCCCCGCATTCGTGCAATCGCTGGAATTCAAGGCTTTCAACCGATGGGGTGCCCAGGTGTTCTCCACCAAAGACGTCAACATCAACTGGGATGGTAAAACCAATGGCGGAAAAGAGCTCGCAGCGGGGCAATATTATTATGAACTGACCATCTATTTCGAATCTTCACAAAGGCAAGGTGCCGAGACTACCATGAAAGGTTGGGTACAGTTGCTGAGATAG
- a CDS encoding gliding motility-associated C-terminal domain-containing protein: MLLNAPIDVAAVGQRYIHNPGAFDADGDSLAYRLFVPQRSGVNGSGINLQYKDPNMVTPPGTTEAGASPATFSMNKITGDLIWDAPVTKGYYNVAFVVEEWRDGALIGQIVRDMQIIVEDARNDRPRMQPIPDICVEAGTLINQPVTATDKNGDKLTLTSSGGVYEASLIPPAVAKFTVAQQGAQSTVTGLFTWQTSCGHIRLEPYDVLFKVEDAPGPAVPNPSLFRKLVDMTTVNIRVYGPKPTGLRGTAVTDPTGTAYRLTWDAYKCQVAGAKIAIYRAERCTDLPEDVCSPGIPAGSGYQEIGRVDVNQTTFLDNNAGEGLRPGVSYSYRIVAMFPRPGANPGDPGYLIGGGESLASAEYCLNLPMAMPVITNVTVDSTSTTKGVITIKWTKPAVATGMPAQYRLFRATGQNGSAFSQIAAINTNLAPGSRDTIFVDRNLNTEANAYNYKLEYYTTVNGQLTKFDETETASSVRLEQDAAQPNQIGLKWSALVPWSNNNRVHRVYREDKTRPGTFNRIAEVSVSGPQSFNYVDDGTDKYAADGTVNVTIARDSTYCYKVETVGSYNNSQIRPSVLYNFSQILCVSSSDTTKPCPPILTLDPLNCDSLRAHPEAFCTTTGFTNHLTWEYPTQAGGRDCDPLVTAYRVYYARYQGDAPTLVATVTTPPSPLQTSYDHEGLTSFAGCYYVTAVNRFGSESAPSNTVCRDNCPMYVLPNVFTPNGDNKNDIFQPYECPAFVQSLEFKAFNRWGVQVFSTKDVNINWDGKTNGGKELAAGQYYYEVTIYFESSQRQSTPVTMKGWVQLLR; the protein is encoded by the coding sequence GTGCTCCTCAATGCCCCTATCGACGTGGCCGCGGTAGGCCAGCGTTACATTCATAACCCCGGTGCATTCGATGCCGATGGCGACAGTCTTGCCTATCGCCTGTTCGTACCGCAGCGAAGCGGTGTAAATGGTTCGGGAATTAACTTGCAATACAAAGACCCCAACATGGTAACGCCTCCCGGCACGACCGAGGCTGGCGCTTCACCGGCCACCTTCAGCATGAATAAAATTACTGGGGACCTGATCTGGGACGCGCCGGTTACGAAAGGCTATTATAACGTGGCGTTCGTCGTGGAAGAATGGCGGGACGGTGCGCTGATCGGGCAGATCGTCCGCGATATGCAGATCATCGTCGAGGACGCGCGGAATGACAGGCCGCGGATGCAGCCCATACCGGATATTTGCGTGGAAGCCGGGACGCTGATCAACCAGCCGGTCACGGCAACCGACAAAAACGGCGATAAGCTTACATTAACGTCGTCCGGCGGGGTCTATGAGGCTTCGCTGATTCCGCCTGCTGTGGCGAAGTTCACCGTTGCCCAGCAAGGAGCGCAAAGCACCGTTACCGGTTTGTTTACCTGGCAAACTTCCTGCGGACACATCCGGCTCGAACCTTACGACGTACTCTTTAAAGTGGAAGATGCCCCTGGCCCGGCGGTGCCCAATCCTTCGCTGTTCAGGAAGCTGGTAGATATGACCACGGTGAATATCCGGGTTTACGGACCTAAACCCACCGGTTTGAGGGGAACGGCCGTGACGGATCCCACGGGCACGGCCTACCGGCTCACCTGGGATGCCTACAAATGTCAGGTTGCGGGAGCCAAGATCGCCATTTACAGAGCGGAAAGGTGTACCGATCTCCCCGAAGACGTGTGCAGCCCAGGCATTCCCGCCGGTTCGGGCTATCAGGAAATCGGAAGGGTGGATGTGAACCAGACCACTTTCCTGGACAACAATGCGGGCGAAGGACTTCGTCCGGGCGTTTCCTATTCCTACCGCATCGTGGCCATGTTCCCAAGGCCGGGAGCAAACCCCGGCGATCCGGGATATCTGATCGGTGGAGGTGAAAGCCTCGCGTCGGCAGAATACTGCCTCAACCTGCCGATGGCAATGCCGGTAATCACCAATGTGACCGTCGATTCGACCAGCACCACCAAAGGCGTCATTACCATCAAATGGACCAAACCGGCCGTAGCCACCGGAATGCCTGCACAGTACCGGCTCTTCCGCGCAACCGGCCAGAACGGCTCTGCATTCTCCCAGATCGCCGCTATTAACACCAACCTCGCCCCAGGTTCCCGGGACACGATCTTCGTGGACAGAAACCTGAATACCGAAGCAAACGCATACAACTACAAGCTCGAATACTACACAACCGTGAACGGGCAGCTTACCAAATTCGACGAGACCGAAACGGCAAGCTCGGTAAGGCTCGAACAGGATGCGGCGCAGCCCAATCAGATCGGTTTGAAATGGAGCGCGCTCGTGCCGTGGAGCAACAACAACCGCGTGCACAGGGTCTACCGTGAGGACAAAACCCGGCCGGGTACCTTCAACCGCATTGCGGAAGTGTCGGTAAGCGGGCCGCAGTCATTTAACTATGTCGACGACGGGACCGATAAATATGCCGCCGACGGAACGGTCAATGTCACCATCGCCAGGGATTCCACTTATTGTTACAAAGTGGAAACCGTAGGCTCCTATAACAACAGCCAGATCAGGCCTTCGGTACTTTATAATTTCTCGCAGATACTTTGCGTTTCCTCGTCCGATACTACAAAGCCCTGCCCGCCGATATTGACCCTCGACCCGCTCAATTGCGACTCGCTCAGGGCACATCCCGAGGCTTTCTGTACAACCACGGGTTTTACCAACCACCTTACCTGGGAATATCCCACCCAGGCAGGCGGCCGCGATTGTGACCCATTGGTGACCGCTTACAGGGTATATTATGCAAGATATCAAGGCGACGCACCCACACTGGTTGCTACTGTAACTACCCCTCCATCGCCACTGCAAACTTCCTACGATCATGAAGGGCTCACCTCCTTTGCAGGTTGCTATTATGTAACGGCCGTGAACCGGTTCGGCAGCGAGAGTGCGCCCAGCAACACCGTATGCCGCGACAATTGTCCGATGTACGTGCTGCCCAACGTTTTTACACCAAACGGCGACAATAAAAACGATATATTCCAGCCTTATGAATGCCCCGCATTCGTGCAATCGCTGGAATTCAAGGCTTTCAACCGATGGGGTGTCCAGGTGTTCTCCACCAAAGACGTCAACATCAACTGGGATGGTAAAACCAATGGCGGAAAAGAGCTCGCAGCGGGGCAATATTATTATGAAGTGACCATCTATTTCGAGTCTTCACAAAGGCAAAGCACGCCGGTCACCATGAAAGGATGGGTGCAGCTGCTGCGATAG